TCTGTTACGATCGCGGAATCGGTCGTGACCGCCGCCTTGAGGCCCGAGGCGGGTTTTTTGGGACCGGGATTTAAGATGTAACGTTCAGCCTTTTGGGTCATGGAATTCGCATCTCAAGGATTTGCCAACAAAGAGGGGAACGCGTGGGGGGACCGGCGCAACACGTTTGCAGTACCGCCGCCCGCTATGGAGCGGCCGTCTTCGCAAACAACGACGCCGCCTTTGATGGTGATGCGCGGCGCGCCAGTGACGCGCCAGCCTTCGAATGCTGAGAAGTCGGCGCGCGATTGTTGATTTCGCGCGTCGATAGTGATTTCGCGGCTCGGATCCCAGATATTGAGATCGGCGTCCGATCCGACCGCGATCGCGCCCTTGCGCGGATAGAGTCCAAGCAGCTTTGCCGCGTTGGCGGAGGTGACCGCAACGAAACGTTCCAGCGAGAGCCCACGTTTCACAACGCCTTCCGAAAAGAACATGGGCAGCATCTCTTCGAGATTGCCCACGCCTGGACGGGGATGCTCGAGATCGTGCGCGGGATCGAGCTTCTGGCGCTTCAGAAGCGGGGCGTGATCGGAACCCAGTGTATGCACTGCGCCGTTGGCCAAGCCCCGCCAAAGCGCGTCGCTGTCTTTGAGCGCTCGGATCGGCGGGAAGCTCACATAGAGACGTCCGTCCGGTTGGCAATATTTCTCCGAGCTCAAATGAAGATAGATCGGCCTGGTCTCAACAAAAACCGGGAGCCCACGCTGCTGGGCGTCCATGCAGGCCTTCAGGCCTTCGGCGCTTGAGAGATGGACGATATAGACTGCACAGCCCGTCAGCTCGCAGAGCGCGATCACCTTTTGGACGGCCTTCACCTCCGACAAAACTGGGCGGGTGCCTTCATAGCAACAGAAATCAGTGCGCGTCCGGCGCAATGTCGAAGACAACGCGCGTGCAATCACAGCGGCGTCCTCACAATGAAACATTGCCATTAGGTTTCGCGCGCGGGCGGCGCGGAGAAGCTCGACATAGGCCTCGTGCGCCTCGTCGAACTGGCCCAGCATGGTGAAAAGCTTGA
This window of the alpha proteobacterium U9-1i genome carries:
- a CDS encoding dihydropyrimidinase, with the translated sequence MGSPLLIKNGVIVNADGQRKSDALLRNGRIETIGDEIEIACGTIDASGMLLMPGGVDPHVHLSPFVDDFSSGSSAALAGGITTIGVMAFPDAGESVEATLLRHTRDAEASSGVDAVFHSVLNAEGPPDASILDAIAASGQSTFKLFTMLGQFDEAHEAYVELLRAARARNLMAMFHCEDAAVIARALSSTLRRTRTDFCCYEGTRPVLSEVKAVQKVIALCELTGCAVYIVHLSSAEGLKACMDAQQRGLPVFVETRPIYLHLSSEKYCQPDGRLYVSFPPIRALKDSDALWRGLANGAVHTLGSDHAPLLKRQKLDPAHDLEHPRPGVGNLEEMLPMFFSEGVVKRGLSLERFVAVTSANAAKLLGLYPRKGAIAVGSDADLNIWDPSREITIDARNQQSRADFSAFEGWRVTGAPRITIKGGVVVCEDGRSIAGGGTANVLRRSPHAFPSLLANP